GACCTTCTCCGCCACCGTGCCGAAGGGCCACCTCTTCCTCCTCGGCGACCAGCGCGCCGTGTCGCAGGACTCCCGGGTGCACCTCCAGGACCCCGGTCGGGGCTCGGTGCCCCGGAGCGCGGTCAGCGCGCGGCTCGACGCCGTCGTGTGGCCGTGGGACGGCGCCGCGGTCATCGACCGGCCCCGGGCCTTCGCGGGGCTCCCCGGCGGGGTGTCGCAGCCCGGTCCGGTACGGGAGCTGGGCTGGGCCGTGGTGGCCGGCGCCGCGCTGATCCTGGGCGGGGCGGCGTACGGGCCGCTGGCCCGGCTCGGCTCGCGGTCCCGGCCCGGGCCGCGGCCGGGGGCGGGGCCGTCGGGCGGGGCGGCGCCGCGTGGCTGACCGGGCGGAGCGGCCGGAGCCGGGGTCGCCGGTGGTGCCGGGCGGGGAGGGTGCGCCGGAGCTGCCGCCGGGGGAGGTGCGCCGGGTCGCGCGGGTCGTGCTGCTCGACCCCGACGACCGGATCCTGCTGCTGCACGGCTACGAGCCCGGCGACCCGTCGCGGACCTGGTGGTTCACCCCGGGCGGCGGCGTCGAGGGCGACGAGACGCTGGAGCTGGCCGCGCTGCGCGAACTGGCGGAGGAGACCGGTCTCACCGGTGTCGAGCTCGGGCCGGTGGTGTGGCGGCGGCTGTGTTCCTTCCCGTTCGACGGGCGCCGCTGGAACCAGGACGAGTCGTACTACCTCGCCCGGACCCGGCACACGGCGGTGGCCCTCGGCGCCGACCTCACCGAGCTGGAGAAGCGCAGTGTCGCGGGGCTGAGGTGGTGGACGTCCGCCGAACTGTCGGCGGCCCGTGAGACGGTGTACCCGACACGACTCGCCGAGCTGCTGCGCACGCTGCTCGACGACGGCCCGCCGTCGGAGCCGGTCGTCCTGTCCCCGGAAATCGTCTGGGGGTCGGGGTGACTGGCGCACAATGGGGGCACGCACGGCTGAAGGGGAACATGCCATGAGCGCCGAGGACCTCGAGAAGTACGAAACCGAGATGGAGCTGAAGCTCTACCGGGAGTACCGCGACGTCGTCGGGCTGTTCAAATACGTCATCGAGACGGAGCGGCGCTTCTACCTGACGAACGACTACGAGATGCAGGTGCACTCCGTGCACGGCGAGGTCTTCTTCGAGGTGTCGATGGCGGACGCCTGGGTCTGGGACATGTACAGGCCGGCCCGGTTCGTCAAACAGGTCCGCGTCCTCACCTTCAAGGACGTGAACATCGAGGAGCTCAACAAGACGGACCTGGAGCTCCCGGGCAACTGAAACCACCCCTGCGGGTGACGGGGTTCTCCACAACGGGCGGGTTGTCCACCAAGATCCACACCTGAGCGCCCGAGGCGTCACAGTCGGTGCCGGAGGTGGTGCCGCGATGAACGCGACGGGGGCTCTGGGACGGTACGGGGAACGGCTGGCGGTACGCCGGCTGGGCGAGGTCGGCATGGCCGTGCTCGCCGTGAACTGGCGGTGCGGCCGGGGCGGAGAGATCGACATCGTCGCCCGCGACGGCGACGCGGTCGTGGTGTGCGAGGTGAAGACCCGCAGGGCGGGCCGGTTCCAGCACCCGCTGGCGGCGGTCACGCCCGCCAAGGCCGAAAGGCTGCGCAGGCTCGCCGGATGCTGGCTGGAACGGCACGGCGGACCACCACCGGGCGGTGTGCGCATCGACCTGGTCGGGGTGGTGCTGCCCCGGCGGGGCGCTCCCGTGGTGGAGCACGTGCGGGGGGTGGCCTGATGGGGTTCGCCCGCTCGTGCTCGGTGGCGCTGGTCGGCGTCGACGGGGTGGTGGTGGAGGTCCAGGCGGACCTGGAGCCCGGGGTCGCGGCGTTCACGCTCGTCGGCCTGCCGGACAAGAGCCTCTCGGAGAGCCGCGACCGCGTCCGCGCCGCGATCGTCAACTCCGGCGCCGAGTGGCCGCAGAAGAAGCTCACGGTCGGGCTCAGCCCCGCCTCCGTACCGAAAGCCGGTTCCAGTTTCGACCTCGCCGTCGCTTGCGCCGTCCTGGGAGCGGCCGAGCTGGTCGACCCGCGCACGATCGCCGACCTCGTCCTCATCGGCGAGCTCGGCCTCGACGGGCGGGTCCGCCCGGTGCGCGGGGTGCTGCCGGCCGTCCTCGCGGCCGCCGAAGCCGGCTACGAACAGGTGGTCGTGCCGGAGCAGAACGCCGGCGAGGCGTCCCTCGTGCCCGGGGTGGCCGTCCTGGGGGTGCGGAGCCTGCGCCAGCTCCTCGCCGTCCTCACCGACGGGCCCGTGCCCGAGGAGGAGCCCGCGGAAGCGGGCAGGCCCGACCCCATGCTGGCGGGTCTCGTCATCCCCGGTGCCGGGCTCGGCACCGGCCTGGCCGCCGACCCTGGCGACAGCCCCGACCTGGCCGACGTCGCCGGGCAGCGCGCCGCCCGGCTGGCCCTGGAGGTCGCCGCGGCGGGCGGCCACCACCTGCTGCTCTCCGGCCCGCCCGGCGCGGGCAAGACCATGCTGGCCGAGCGCATGCCCGGCCTGCTGCCGCCGCTCACCCCGGCCGAGTCACTGGAGGTGACCGCCGTCCACTCCGTCGCGGGCATCCTGCCGCCGGGGAAGCCCCTGGTCAGCAGAGCTCCCTACTGCGCCCCGCACCACTCGGCGACGATGCAGTCGCTCGTCGGCGGCGGCAACGGGGTGCCACGGCCCGGCGCCGTCTCGCTCGCGCACCACGGGATCCTCTTCCTGGACGAGGCGCCCGAGTTCTCGGGCCGCGCCCTGGACGCGCTGCGACAGCCACTGGAGTCGGGCCACGTCGTGATCGCCCGCGCGGCGGGCGTGGTGCGGCTGCCGGCACGGTTCCTGATGGTCCTCGCCGCGAACCCCTGCCCCTGCGGCCGGCACAGCGCGCACGGCGACAGCTGCGAGTGCCCCTCGTCGGTGATCCGCCGCTACCAGGCCCGTCTGTCCGGCCCGCTCCTGGACCGGGTCGATCTTCGGGTCGAGGCCGAGCCGGTCAGCCGCGCCGACCTGCTGGCGGCGGACGGCGAGCCGACCGCCATCGTCGCCGCCCGCGTCCACGCCGCGCGGGCCCGGGCCGCCGCCCGCCTGTCCGGCACCCCGTGGACGCGCAACGCGGACGTCCCCGGCCACGAACTGCGCACCCGCTGGCACCCCGCCCCCGGCGCGCTGGCCGCCGCCGAACGCGAGATCGAACGCGGCCTGCTCACCGCCCGGGGCCTGGACCGGGTCCTGCGCGTCGCCTGGACCCTCGCCGACCTGGCGGGCCGGTCCCGCCCCGAGACGAACGACGTCAACCTCGCCTTGGAACTGCGCACGGGCATCTCCCGGGGCGTCCCCGTGGGGGCGGCCCCGGGCCGGGACGGCCGACGGTGAACGGGGGCCCCGCCCCGCCACACGGCGGACGGGGCAGCGGGAGGGCGCGGGTGTGCACGGGGGCCGGGGAGCGGGGGTGATGGCCGCGCGTGCGTGTGGCAGGTCGTGACCGAGAGGGCGAGCGTCGTCGGCCGTCGGCTGTCGACCCTCGGCCGGTGCGGCGGCGGGTGCCGCCGCGGCAGGTGGGGTTGCCGGTGGATCTCCAAGGGGGAACGGGTGGAGCGCGTGGAACGGGTGGGGCACGGGGGTGCCGAGGTGACGGTGGCGGACGACGAGCGGGTCGCTCGGGCCGCGCTCTGCCGGGTCGTCGAGCCCGGGGACGAGCACGGCGGCCGGTGGCTCCGGGAGCTCGGTGCCGTGGAGCTGCTGCGGCGGCTGACCGCGGAGCCGTACCGGGCGGGGGCGCTCACCGGTGCCCGCGAGCGGCGGATCCAGGGCTACCTGGCCCGCGCGGCCCGAGTGAGGCCGCACCAGGACCTGGAGGGGATCGGGCGCATCGGCGGGCGCTTCGTCGTACCGGGCGACGCGGAGTGGCCGAGTCAGCTCGACGACCTCGGCGACGCCCGGCCCGTGGGCCTGTGGGTGCGGGGAGGGCCCGACCTGCGGCGCTGGGCGCTGCGTTCCGTCGCCGTGGTCGGCGCCCGCGCCTGCACACCGTACGGCGCGCACATGGCGGCCGCCCTCGGCGCGGGGCTGGCCGAGCGCGGCTGGGTCGTCGTCTCCGGCGCGGCCTTCGGCATCGACGGCGCCGCGCACCGCGGCGCCCTCGGTGCGCAGGGCGCCACCGTCGCCGTCCTCGCCTGCGGCGTGGACGTGCCCTACCCGCGCGGCCACGCCGGGCTGATCGGCCGTATCGCCGAACAAGGGCTCCTCGTGGGGGAGCTGCCGCCCGGTGACCACCCCACCCCGGCGCGGTTCCTGCTGCGCAACCGCGTCATCGCCGCCCTCACCCGGGGCACCGTCGTCGTGGAGGCCGCCTACCGCAGCGGCGCGCTCGCCACGGCCCGGGACGCGCAGCACCTCGGCCGCCACACCATGGGCGTCCCGGGGCCCGCCACCAGCGGCCTCTCCGGTGGTGTCCACGAACTGCTGCGCGGCGGCGCCGTCCTCGTCACCGACGCCGACGATGTCGCCGAACTCGTCGGCGACATCGGGGAGCTCGCCCCCGCGCGCCGCGGCCCCGTCGTCCCGCGCGACCTCCTCGACCCGGTCACGGCGCGCGTGCTGGACGCCCTCCCCCCACCCGGCCGGACCGCGAGCGCGGCCGACCTGGCGGCGACCGCCGGGACCAGCGTTGACGACGTACTCGGCAGACTGTACGAACTCCACTCCCTCGGACACGCCGAACGGCAGGGCGACGCATGGGGGTTGACGGACCCCGCCCGGCACCCCCCGAACGCCCGGCGAGGCGGTCCTTGACCTGGAGCATTCGGGTGAAAAGGTGAGCCCGATGACCAGCTTCGTCCCACAGGAGACGGCGGAAGGCCGTCGTGCGGCCGGCCACCCCCATTCGAAGATGCGGCCGACGGCGCGGTCCCGCCTGCGGTCGAACCCCTCAGCTTCGCTCACCGCAACGGCCCAGTCACGCTACGCTCACCGCTACCACCTCCCCGGCACCCCCGCACACCACGGCAGAACGGCTCAAGGCGACGCATGCCCCAGCACACCTCCGGGTCCGACCGCGCTGCGGTGCCCCGCGCTGCCCGGAGCAGCGTGCGGCCGGCCGCTCCCTCGTCCCTGGACGAGTTGTGGCGGTCGTACAAGGAGACGGGTGACGAGCGGCTGCGGGAACAGCTGATCCTGCACTACTCGCCCCTCGTGAAGTACGTCGCGGGCCGGGTCAGCGTCGGCCTGCCGTCCAACGTCGAGCAGGCCGACTTCGTCTCCTCCGGCGTCTTCGGGCTGATCGACGCGATCGAGAAGTTCGACATCGACCGGTCGATCAAGTTCGAGACGTACGCGATCACCCGGATCCGCGGCGCCATGATCGACGAACTGCGCGCCCTGGACTGGATCCCCCGCTCCGTCCGGCAGAAGGCCAGAGCCGTCGAGCGCGCCTACGCCACCCTGGAGGCCCAGCTGCGGCGCACCCCCTCCGAGGGGGAGGTGGCCGCCGAGATGGGCATCCCCGTCGAGGAGCTCCACGGCGTCTTCAGCCAGCTCTCCCTGGCCAACGTCGTCGCCCTGGAGGAGCTGCTGCACGTCGGCGGGGAGAACGGCGACCGGCTCAGCCTCATGGACACCCTGGAGGACACCGCCGCCGACGACCCCGTCGAGGTCGCCGAGGGGCGCGAGCTGCGCCGGCTCCTCGCCCGCGCCATCAACACCCTCCCGGACCGCGAGAAGACCGTCGTCACCCTCTACTACTACGAGGGACTCACCCTCGCCGAGATCGGCAACGTCCTCGGCGTCACCGAGAGCCGTGTCAGCCAGATCCACACCAAGTCCGTGCTCCAGCTCCGGGCGAAGCTGGCGGATCTGGGACGTTGACGCCGGAGAGCCCCCCGGCGTCGAACGGACGGCCGTAGAGTTGGAGCCGTGCCAAGGATTCGAGCGGCCTCGGTGGCCGAGCACCGGACGATGCAGCGCGCCGCCCTGCTGGACGCGGCGCGCTCCCTGCTGTCCGAGGGCGGTACGGAAGCGCTGACCTTCCCCGCCCTCGCCGAGCGGACCGGCCTGGCCCGGTCGTCGGTGTACGAGTACTTCCGCTCGCGCGCGGCCGTGGTCGAGGAGCTGTGCGCGGTCGACTTCCCCGTCTGGGCCACCGACGTCGAGGCGGCCATGGCCGCCGCCGGCACGCCGGAGGCGAAGGTGGAGGCGTACGTACGCCGGCAGCTGGAGCTCGTCGGTGACCGCAGGCACCGCGCCGTCGTCGCCATCTCCGCCAGCGAACTGGACGACGGGGCCCGCGAGAAGATCCGCGCCGCGCACGGCGGGCTCGTCACGATGGTCGTGGACGCCCTGCGCGACCTCGGCCAGACCGAGCCGAGGCTCGCCGCGATGCTCCTCCAGGGCGTCGTGGACGCCGCCGTCCGCCGGATCGAGCTGGGCGCGGCCGAGGAGCCGTCCGCCATCGCCGACACGGCCGTCGCCGTCGCCCTGCGCGGCGTCACCCACACCTGATCCCCGCCCCCGTCGGGCCGCCTGTCCGCGGCTCGGCACCGGCACGTCAGCCGAGCGGCAGCAGGCGGGACGGCGCGCGGCGCAGAAGGTGGGGCGGCAGCAGCGAGAGCGGGTCCAGGTAGGCGGCCCCGTGCCGCAGGCCCCAGTGCAGGCACACCCCCGCGCAGTGCGACGGGGCGTCCGCCGTCGTCACGGCCACCACCTGACCCGCGCGCACCTCGGCGCCCCGGGCCACCACGGCGCGCACCGGCTCGTACGTGAAGCGCAGCGGCACCCCGCCCGGCGGCGCGGGCAGCGTCACCGACAGCACGCCCCGCCCCGCCACCGGGCCCGCGAACGACACCCGCCCGCCCGCCGCCGCCCGTACCGGGGTACCCGGCGGCGCGGCCAGGTCGACGCCCCGGTGCCCCGGACCGTACGGCGAGGCGGGCGGCTGCCAGCCCCGCACGACCAGCGCCCGCGGCGGCCCCACGGGCCACACCGCCTCCGCGACCGGCAGCGCACCGCCCCGGCCGCCGGCGCCACCCGCCCCCGGTGCCGTGGCACCCGCGGTCCCGGCCCCCCGCGGCTCCGCCCCCGCCGCTGTCCTCCCGCCCGGCGGTCCGCCGCCCGGCGGCACCGCGCCCAGCACCCGCGCACCTGCCCGCCCGGCCCCCGACGCCACCGGCACCCGGCTCGCCGGCGCCCCGTCCGGGCGCGCCTCGGGTCGTGCGGAGCCCGGCGGCCCGGCGCCCGCACGCCCCGCTCCCGGGGACCCGGCGCCCGCGAGCCCCGCTGCGGGACGCCCGCCCGGGACTGCTGATGCCCCGAAGCCCGAAGCCCCGGCCCCCACCGGCCCCACCGCCCCGGTGCCCGAAGCCCCGGCCCCCAGCAGCCCCACCGCCCCCCCGCCCGGCGGCCCCATCGCCCCGGTGCCCGAAGCCCCGGCCCCCGGCGGCCCCGCCGCCCCCGCGCCCGGCGGCGCTGCCACCCCGACACCGTCCATGAGCCCCTGCGCCCCCGCTCCTGGTGCGTGCTCCCCGAGAGCCGGCAGGGGCATCGGCGGCCCGGGGTGCGGCCCCGGCGGCCGGGCCGACAGGGGGAGCAGGGCCGGCACGGGGAGAAGGAGGAGCAGCAGCAGGAGGGCCGTCAGGGTGAGGGGGTGGTGGCGTCGTGTCATGCCCGCACTCTCCCCCCGCACCGCCCGGCCGGGTGGATCATGACGCGGGACTGGGGATGACGAGGCCGGTTGTGGACAGCGCCGTCACCCGGCGGTGTCCAGGTCCCGTACACTTCTTCTGGCGACCCGGGCCACCGGGTCGACTTCGCACGCCCCGCCATCACCTTCGAAAGTCGTGGCAGCGCCCATCGGTCCATTCGTGGCACGGCGCGTCGGGGCGTCAGGACACAACCGAGAACCAAGGAGAAACGGCCATGGCCGTCGTCACGATGCGGGAGCTGCTGGAGAGCGGCGTCCACTTCGGTCACCAGACCCGTCGCTGGAACCCGAAGATGAAGCGCTTCATCTTCACCGAGCGCAACGGCATCTACATCATCGACCTGCTCCAGTCGCTGTCGTACATCGACCGCGCCTACGAGTTCGTCAAGGAGACCGTCGCGCACGGCGGCTCCATCATGTTCGTCGGCACCAAGAAGCAGGCGCAGGAGGCCATCGCCGAGCAGGCGACGCGCGTCGGCATGCCGTTCGTCAACCAGCGCTGGCTGGGTGGCATGCTCACCAACTTCTCGACCGTCTACAAGCGCCTGCAGCGCCTGAAGGAGCTCGAGGGCATCGACTTCGAGGACGTGGCCGCCTCCGGCCTCACCAAGAAGGAGCTGCTGGTCCTCTCCCGCGAGAAGGCCAAGCTGGAGAAGACCCTCGGTGGCATCCGCGACATGCAGAAGGTGCCCAGCGCCGTCTGGATCGTCGACACCAAGAAGGAGCACATCGCCGTCGGCGAGGCTCGCAAGCTGAACATCCCGGTCGTCGCGATCCTCGACACCAACTGCGACCCGGACGAGGTCGACTACAAGATCCCGGGCAACGACGACGCGATCCGCTCCGTCACCCTGCTCACCCGCGTGATCGCCGACGCCGTCGCCGAGGGCCTCATCGCCCGCTCCGGTGCCGCCACCGGTGACTCGAAGCCGGGCGACAAGGCCGCCGGCGAGCCGCTCGCCGAGTGGGAGCGCGACCTGCTCGCGGGCGAGAAGAAGGCGGACGACGAGTCCGCCGAGAAGCCCGCCGAGGCGCCGGCCGCCGAGGCCCCCGCCGCCGAGGAGGCGCCGGCCGCCGAGGCCCCCGCCACCGAGGAGGCCCCGGCCACCGAGGCTCCGGCCGCCGAGGCCGAGCAGGCCTGAACCGCGGTCCGGACCTCCGGGTCAGGGTCGGGGACTTCCGACCCGGCCTGACCGGTCCGGTCGTCGACGGAGGGGGCCACGAGCCCCCTCCGTCCACCCCCAGATCTTGGTAGATCTTCCAGACTTCGAGAGAGATTCACGAATCATGGCGAACTACACCGCCGCCGACGTCAAGAAGCTCCGCGAGCTCACCGGCGCCGGCATGATGGACTGCAAGAAGGCGCTGGACGAGTCCGACGGCAACGTCGACAAGGCCGTCGAGGCCCTGCGCATCAAGGGCCAGAAGGGCGTCGCCAAGCGCGAGGGCCGCTCCGCCGAGAACGGCGCGGTCGTCTCCCTGATCGCCGACGACAACACCTCCGGCGTCATCGTCGAGCTGAAGTGCGAGACGGACTTCGTCGCCAAGGGCGACAAGTTCCAGTCGGTCGCCAACCAGCTCGCCCAGCACGTCGCGGCCACCCGCCCGGCCGACCTGGAGGCGCTGCTCGCCTCCGAGATCGAGTCCGGCAAGACCGTGCAGGCGTTCGTGGACGAGGCCAACGCCAACCTCGGCGAGAAGATCGTCCTGGACCGCTTCGCGCAGTTCTCCGGCGGCTACGTCACCGCGTACATGCACCGCACCATGCCCGACCTGCCCCCGCAGATCGGCGTCCTCGTCGAGCTCGACAAGGAGAACGCCGAGGTCGCGAAGGGTGTCGCGCAGCACATCGCCGCCTTCGCCCCGAAGTACCTCTCCAAGGACGACGTCCCGGCCGAGGTCGTCGAGGCCGAGCGCCGCGTCGCCGAGGAGACCACTCGCGCCGAGGGCAAGCCCGAGGCCGCGCTTCCGAAGATCGTCGAGGGTCGTCTCAACGGCTTCTTCAAGGACGCGACGCTGCTCGGCCAGCCGTACGCGCTCGACAACAAGAAGTCGGTCCAGCAGATCCTGGACGAGGCCGGTGTCACCCTGAAGCGCTTCTCGCGCATCAAGGTCGGCATCTGAGTCCGTACCCACGGACACCGGGCCCCACCGGGGCCGTAGCAGTCGTCCGCGTCCGCGCCGGACGACCGCAGATCTGACGAGGAGGCCATTGCCGCACTGGGACACCCGCACCCCCGGCAATGGCCTTCTTCGTATGCGCACGAGGAGATCTCCAATGAATCAGGGCGCCGCACAGAGCGACGACACCACCGGTAAAAAGGCCGGCCGCTTCCTGCTGAAGCTGTCCGGCGAGGCGTTCGCCGGAGGCGGCGGCCTCGGCGTCGATCCCGACGTCGTCCACGCCATCGCCCGCGAGATCGCCGCGGTCGTCCGGGACGGCGCGCAGATCGCGATCGTCATCGGCGGGGGCAACTTCTTCCGCGGCGCCGAGCTCCAGCAGCGCGGCATGGACCGGGCCCGCTCCGACTACATGGGCATGCTCGGCACGGTCATGAACTGCCTCGCCCTCCAGGACTTCCTGGAGAAGGAGGGCATCCAGTCCCGCGTCCAGACCGCCATCACCATGGGCCAGGTCGCGGAGCCGTACATCCCGCTGCGCGCCGTGCGCCACCTGGAGAAGGGCCGCGTCGTCATCTTCGGCGCGGGCATGGGCATGCCGTACTTCTCCACCGACACCACCGCCGCCCAGCGCGCCCTGGAGATCGACGCGGAAGCCCTCCTCATGGGCAAGAACGGCGTCGACGGGGTCTACGACTCCGACCCCAAGGCCAACCCGGACGCGGTGAAGTTCGACGCCCTGGAGTACGGCGAGGTGATCTCCCGCGACCTCCGGGTCGCCGACGCCACCGCCATCACCCTCTGCCGTGACAACAAGCTGCCGATCCTCGTCTTCGAACTCCTCACGGCCGGCAACATCGCGCGCGCC
This portion of the Streptomyces changanensis genome encodes:
- a CDS encoding NUDIX hydrolase; this encodes MPGGEGAPELPPGEVRRVARVVLLDPDDRILLLHGYEPGDPSRTWWFTPGGGVEGDETLELAALRELAEETGLTGVELGPVVWRRLCSFPFDGRRWNQDESYYLARTRHTAVALGADLTELEKRSVAGLRWWTSAELSAARETVYPTRLAELLRTLLDDGPPSEPVVLSPEIVWGSG
- a CDS encoding DUF2469 domain-containing protein, whose translation is MSAEDLEKYETEMELKLYREYRDVVGLFKYVIETERRFYLTNDYEMQVHSVHGEVFFEVSMADAWVWDMYRPARFVKQVRVLTFKDVNIEELNKTDLELPGN
- a CDS encoding YraN family protein, giving the protein MNATGALGRYGERLAVRRLGEVGMAVLAVNWRCGRGGEIDIVARDGDAVVVCEVKTRRAGRFQHPLAAVTPAKAERLRRLAGCWLERHGGPPPGGVRIDLVGVVLPRRGAPVVEHVRGVA
- a CDS encoding YifB family Mg chelatase-like AAA ATPase; translated protein: MGFARSCSVALVGVDGVVVEVQADLEPGVAAFTLVGLPDKSLSESRDRVRAAIVNSGAEWPQKKLTVGLSPASVPKAGSSFDLAVACAVLGAAELVDPRTIADLVLIGELGLDGRVRPVRGVLPAVLAAAEAGYEQVVVPEQNAGEASLVPGVAVLGVRSLRQLLAVLTDGPVPEEEPAEAGRPDPMLAGLVIPGAGLGTGLAADPGDSPDLADVAGQRAARLALEVAAAGGHHLLLSGPPGAGKTMLAERMPGLLPPLTPAESLEVTAVHSVAGILPPGKPLVSRAPYCAPHHSATMQSLVGGGNGVPRPGAVSLAHHGILFLDEAPEFSGRALDALRQPLESGHVVIARAAGVVRLPARFLMVLAANPCPCGRHSAHGDSCECPSSVIRRYQARLSGPLLDRVDLRVEAEPVSRADLLAADGEPTAIVAARVHAARARAAARLSGTPWTRNADVPGHELRTRWHPAPGALAAAEREIERGLLTARGLDRVLRVAWTLADLAGRSRPETNDVNLALELRTGISRGVPVGAAPGRDGRR
- the dprA gene encoding DNA-processing protein DprA, with product MERVERVGHGGAEVTVADDERVARAALCRVVEPGDEHGGRWLRELGAVELLRRLTAEPYRAGALTGARERRIQGYLARAARVRPHQDLEGIGRIGGRFVVPGDAEWPSQLDDLGDARPVGLWVRGGPDLRRWALRSVAVVGARACTPYGAHMAAALGAGLAERGWVVVSGAAFGIDGAAHRGALGAQGATVAVLACGVDVPYPRGHAGLIGRIAEQGLLVGELPPGDHPTPARFLLRNRVIAALTRGTVVVEAAYRSGALATARDAQHLGRHTMGVPGPATSGLSGGVHELLRGGAVLVTDADDVAELVGDIGELAPARRGPVVPRDLLDPVTARVLDALPPPGRTASAADLAATAGTSVDDVLGRLYELHSLGHAERQGDAWGLTDPARHPPNARRGGP
- the whiG gene encoding RNA polymerase sigma factor WhiG encodes the protein MPQHTSGSDRAAVPRAARSSVRPAAPSSLDELWRSYKETGDERLREQLILHYSPLVKYVAGRVSVGLPSNVEQADFVSSGVFGLIDAIEKFDIDRSIKFETYAITRIRGAMIDELRALDWIPRSVRQKARAVERAYATLEAQLRRTPSEGEVAAEMGIPVEELHGVFSQLSLANVVALEELLHVGGENGDRLSLMDTLEDTAADDPVEVAEGRELRRLLARAINTLPDREKTVVTLYYYEGLTLAEIGNVLGVTESRVSQIHTKSVLQLRAKLADLGR
- a CDS encoding TetR/AcrR family transcriptional regulator; amino-acid sequence: MAEHRTMQRAALLDAARSLLSEGGTEALTFPALAERTGLARSSVYEYFRSRAAVVEELCAVDFPVWATDVEAAMAAAGTPEAKVEAYVRRQLELVGDRRHRAVVAISASELDDGAREKIRAAHGGLVTMVVDALRDLGQTEPRLAAMLLQGVVDAAVRRIELGAAEEPSAIADTAVAVALRGVTHT
- a CDS encoding peptidoglycan DD-metalloendopeptidase family protein, yielding MGPPRALVVRGWQPPASPYGPGHRGVDLAAPPGTPVRAAAGGRVSFAGPVAGRGVLSVTLPAPPGGVPLRFTYEPVRAVVARGAEVRAGQVVAVTTADAPSHCAGVCLHWGLRHGAAYLDPLSLLPPHLLRRAPSRLLPLG
- the rpsB gene encoding 30S ribosomal protein S2; translated protein: MAVVTMRELLESGVHFGHQTRRWNPKMKRFIFTERNGIYIIDLLQSLSYIDRAYEFVKETVAHGGSIMFVGTKKQAQEAIAEQATRVGMPFVNQRWLGGMLTNFSTVYKRLQRLKELEGIDFEDVAASGLTKKELLVLSREKAKLEKTLGGIRDMQKVPSAVWIVDTKKEHIAVGEARKLNIPVVAILDTNCDPDEVDYKIPGNDDAIRSVTLLTRVIADAVAEGLIARSGAATGDSKPGDKAAGEPLAEWERDLLAGEKKADDESAEKPAEAPAAEAPAAEEAPAAEAPATEEAPATEAPAAEAEQA
- the tsf gene encoding translation elongation factor Ts; its protein translation is MANYTAADVKKLRELTGAGMMDCKKALDESDGNVDKAVEALRIKGQKGVAKREGRSAENGAVVSLIADDNTSGVIVELKCETDFVAKGDKFQSVANQLAQHVAATRPADLEALLASEIESGKTVQAFVDEANANLGEKIVLDRFAQFSGGYVTAYMHRTMPDLPPQIGVLVELDKENAEVAKGVAQHIAAFAPKYLSKDDVPAEVVEAERRVAEETTRAEGKPEAALPKIVEGRLNGFFKDATLLGQPYALDNKKSVQQILDEAGVTLKRFSRIKVGI
- the pyrH gene encoding UMP kinase gives rise to the protein MNQGAAQSDDTTGKKAGRFLLKLSGEAFAGGGGLGVDPDVVHAIAREIAAVVRDGAQIAIVIGGGNFFRGAELQQRGMDRARSDYMGMLGTVMNCLALQDFLEKEGIQSRVQTAITMGQVAEPYIPLRAVRHLEKGRVVIFGAGMGMPYFSTDTTAAQRALEIDAEALLMGKNGVDGVYDSDPKANPDAVKFDALEYGEVISRDLRVADATAITLCRDNKLPILVFELLTAGNIARAVKGEKIGTLVSDEGTRH